Proteins encoded together in one Larus michahellis chromosome 4, bLarMic1.1, whole genome shotgun sequence window:
- the CAPN3 gene encoding calpain-3 isoform X4: protein MPTAINAAVAQQTGAGSVPSATISTTTEGAGGGTGGIYSAIISRNQPIIRVKEKTYEELHKKCLEKNILYEDPDFPPNESSLFYSQKIPIKFEWKRPREICENPRFIIGGANRTDICQGELGDCWFLAAIACLTLNKKLLCRVIPHDQSFIQNYAGIFHFQFWRYGDWVDVVIDDCLPTYNNQLVFTKSSQRNEFWSALLEKAYAKLHGSYEALKGGNTTEAMEDFTGGVTEFYEIKDAPKDIYKIMKHAIDRGSLMASSIDDNLGFSYGSAPRSDIGELISRMVKNLENAQMTHPTVDYQGTDERPAWTIVPMQYETRMSCGLVKGHAYSVTAVEETTFKGKKIRLVRLRNPWGQVEWNGPWSDKSEEWNFVNEAEKIRLQHKIVEDGEFWISFEDFMRHFTKLEICNLTPDTLEADKLQTWTVSVNEGRWVRGCSAGGCRNYPDTFWTNPQYRLKLLEEDDDPEDEEVICSFLVALMQKNRRKERKLGANLYTIGFAIYEVPKEMHGTKHHLQKDFFLYNASKARSKTYINMREISERFRLPPSEYVIIPSTYEPHQEGEFILRVFSEKRSLSEEVENMIEAERPSRPSAKAREGSEEEKQFRNIFRQIAGDDMEINAEELRNVLNNVVKKHKDLKTEGFELESCRSMIALMDTDGSGKINFDEFRHLWDKIKSWQKIFKRYDTDHSGAINSYEMRNAVNDAGFRLNNQLYDIITMRYADKNMNIDFDSFICCFVRLDAMFRAFHAFDKDGDGIIKLNVLEWLQLTMYA, encoded by the exons ATGCCGACCGCCATAAATGCAGCAGTGGCTCAGCAGACAGGTGCTGGGTCGGTTCCCAGCGCTACTATTAGCACTACAACTGAAGGTGCgggtgggggcacgggggggatTTATTCTGCCATTATAAGTCGCAACCAGCCCATTATCAGAGTGAAGGAGAAGACCTATGAAGAGCTTCACAAGAAGTGCCTGGAGAAAAACATTCTCTATGAAGATCCTGATTTCCCACCGAATGAATCCTCCCTCTTCTACAGCCAGAAAATCCCTATCAAGTTCGAATGGAAAAGACCACGT gAAATCTGTGAGAATCCACGGTTTATCATCGGTGGAGCCAACAGAACAGATATCTGCCAAGGAGAATTAG GTGACTGCTGGTTCCTAGCTGCCATTGCCTGCCTGACACTGAATAAAAAACTCCTCTGCAGAGTCATACCACATGACCAGTCCTTTATACAAAACTATGCTGGCATCTTTCACTTCCAG TTCTGGCGCTATGGAGACTGGGTGGACGTTGTCATCGATGACTGCTTACCCACATACAACAACCAGCTGGTCTTTACCAAGTCCTCCCAGCGCAACGAGTTCTGGAGTGCCCTCCTGGAAAAGGCCTACGCAAA ACTCCATGGGTCATACGAAGCTTTGAAAGGAGGCAACACTACCGAAGCTATGGAGGACTTCACCGGAGGAGTCACCGAGTTCTATGAGATAAAGGATGCCCCTAAAGATATCTATAAAATCATGAAACATGCCATTGACAGAGGATCCCTCATGGCCAGCTCCATTGAT GATAACCTAGGTTTTTCCTATGGATCAGCTCCTCGGAGCGACATCGGGGAACTGATTTCTCGAATGGTGAAGAATCTAGAAAACGCTCAGATGACTCACCCTACTGTAGACTACCAAGGGACAGACGAGAGGCCAGCCTGG ACCATAGTGCCAATGCAGTATGAAACCCGGATGTCTTGCGGGCTTGTCAAAGGTCATGCCTATTCCGTCACTGCTGTGGAAGAG ACaacatttaaagggaaaaaaatacgtCTGGTAAGGCTGAGAAACCCCTGGGGGCAGGTGGAATGGAATGGACCTTGGAGTGACAA GTCAGAAGAGTGGAACTTTGTTAACGAAGCAGAGAAAATTCGCCTGCAGCACAAGATCGTGGAGGATGGGGAGTTCTG GATATCATTTGAAGATTTCATGAGGCACTTCACAAAACTTGAGATCTGTAACCTCACACCTGATACTCTGGAAGCAGATAAACTCCAGACCTGGACTGTGTCAGTCAACGAAGGGCGCTGGGTGAGAGGCTGCTCAGCTGGAGGCTGCCGCAATTATCCAG ATACGTTTTGGACCAATCCCCAGTATCGCCTGAAGCTCCTGGAGGAAGATGATGATCCTGAGGATGAAGAGGTTATCTGCAGCTTCCTCGTTGCACTGATGCAGAAAAATAGGAGGAAAGAACGCAAGCTGGGAGCCAACCTGTACACCATTGGCTTTGCCATCTACGAG GTGCCCAAAGAG ATGCATGGTACTAAGCACCACTtgcaaaaggattttttcctctACAATGCCTCCAAAGCTAGAAGTAAGACCTATATTAACATGCGAGAAATCTCTGAGCGCTTCCGGTTACCTCCCAGCGAGTATGTCATCATCCCATCAACATACGAACCCCACCAGGAGGGAGAATTCATCCTGAGGGTCTTCTCAGAGAAAAGAAGTCTTTCAGA GGAGGTTGAAAACATGATTGAGGCAGAGCGTCCATCG CGCCCTTCAGCAAAAGCTCGTGAAGggagtgaagaggaaaaacagttcAGGAATATTTTCCGACAGATCGCAGGGGAT GACATGGAGATCAATGCTGAAGAACTCAGGAATGTTCTCAATAATGTCGTAAAAAAAC ATAAGGACCTAAAGACAGAAGGATTTGAACTGGAATCCTGCCGCAGCATGATTGCTTTAATGGAT ACAGATGGCTCAGGGAAGATAAACTTCGATGAGTTTCGACACCTCTGGGACAAGATTAAAAGCTGGCAG aaaattttCAAGCGTTATGACACAGATCATTCGGGAGCCATTAACAGCTACGAGATGCGCAATGCAGTCAATGATGCAG GGTTCCGGCTGAACAACCAGCTCTACGACATCATCACCATGCGCTACGCCGACAAGAACATGAACATCGACTTTGACAGCTTCATCTGCTGCTTCGTGCGCCTGGACGCCATGTTCA GAGCATTCCACGCCTTTGATAAAGATGGAGATGGCATCATTAAGCTCAATGTCCTGGAG TGGCTGCAGCTCACAATGTACGCATAA
- the CAPN3 gene encoding calpain-3 isoform X6, which translates to MHGTKHHLQKDFFLYNASKARSKTYINMREISERFRLPPSEYVIIPSTYEPHQEGEFILRVFSEKRSLSEEVENMIEAERPSKKKKGKPIIFVSDRANSNKELTADEDAGKDGEKTHVDEKKRPSAKAREGSEEEKQFRNIFRQIAGDDMEINAEELRNVLNNVVKKHKDLKTEGFELESCRSMIALMDTDGSGKINFDEFRHLWDKIKSWQKIFKRYDTDHSGAINSYEMRNAVNDAGFRLNNQLYDIITMRYADKNMNIDFDSFICCFVRLDAMFRAFHAFDKDGDGIIKLNVLEWLQLTMYA; encoded by the exons ATGCATGGTACTAAGCACCACTtgcaaaaggattttttcctctACAATGCCTCCAAAGCTAGAAGTAAGACCTATATTAACATGCGAGAAATCTCTGAGCGCTTCCGGTTACCTCCCAGCGAGTATGTCATCATCCCATCAACATACGAACCCCACCAGGAGGGAGAATTCATCCTGAGGGTCTTCTCAGAGAAAAGAAGTCTTTCAGA GGAGGTTGAAAACATGATTGAGGCAGAGCGTCCATCG aagaagaaaaagggcaaG CCTATCATCTTTGTTTCCGACAGAGCAAACAGCAATAAGGAGCTGACAGCAGATGAAGATGCTGGCAAAGATGGTGAAAAAACCCATGTAGATGAGAAAAAG CGCCCTTCAGCAAAAGCTCGTGAAGggagtgaagaggaaaaacagttcAGGAATATTTTCCGACAGATCGCAGGGGAT GACATGGAGATCAATGCTGAAGAACTCAGGAATGTTCTCAATAATGTCGTAAAAAAAC ATAAGGACCTAAAGACAGAAGGATTTGAACTGGAATCCTGCCGCAGCATGATTGCTTTAATGGAT ACAGATGGCTCAGGGAAGATAAACTTCGATGAGTTTCGACACCTCTGGGACAAGATTAAAAGCTGGCAG aaaattttCAAGCGTTATGACACAGATCATTCGGGAGCCATTAACAGCTACGAGATGCGCAATGCAGTCAATGATGCAG GGTTCCGGCTGAACAACCAGCTCTACGACATCATCACCATGCGCTACGCCGACAAGAACATGAACATCGACTTTGACAGCTTCATCTGCTGCTTCGTGCGCCTGGACGCCATGTTCA GAGCATTCCACGCCTTTGATAAAGATGGAGATGGCATCATTAAGCTCAATGTCCTGGAG TGGCTGCAGCTCACAATGTACGCATAA